One Anopheles marshallii chromosome 3, idAnoMarsDA_429_01, whole genome shotgun sequence genomic region harbors:
- the LOC128714372 gene encoding ras-related protein Rab-2A → MSYAYLFKYIIIGDTGVGKSCLLLQFTDKRFQPVHDLTIGVEFGARMITIDGKQIKLQIWDTAGQEAFRSITRSYYRGAAGALLVYDITRRETFNHLTTWLEDARQHSNSNMVIMLIGNKSDLDSRREVKKEEGEAFAREHGLVFMETSARTAANVEEAFINTAKEIYEKIQEGVFDINNEANGIKIGQQHSPTSPSLGSGNSPGGPASSGCC, encoded by the exons ATGTCGTACGCTTACTTGTTCAAATACATCATCATAGGAGACACAG GTGTGGGAAAGTCTTGTCTGCTGCTGCAGTTTACTGACAAACGCTTCCAACCGGTGCACGATTTGACGATCGGAGTTGAATTCGGGGCCCGCATGATCACCATCgatggcaaacaaattaaGCTACAGATCTGGGATACGGCCGGACAGGAAGCATTCCGGTCCATCACGCGTTCGTACTAccgtggtgctgctggtgcactGCTCGTGTACGACATTACGCGCCGCGAAACGTTCAACCACCTGACCACCTGGCTGGAAGACGCACGGCAACATTCAAACTCGAACATGGTCATCATGCTGATCGGCAATAAGAG tgATCTTGACTCACGCCGCGAGGTAAAGAAGGAAGAAGGCGAAGCTTTTGCACGCGAACACGGACTGGTGTTTATGGAAACGTCTGCCCGTACTGCTGCCAACGTGGAGGAAGCGTTCATCAACACGGCAAAGGAAATCTACGAGAAGATTCAGGAGGGTGTCTTTGATATCAATAATGAG GCTAACGGCATCAAGATTGGTCAGCAGCACTCTCCGACAAGTCCATCGCTGGGCAGTGGTAATAGCCCGGGTGGACCAGCTAGCAGTGGATGCTGCTAA
- the LOC128714974 gene encoding probable ATP-dependent RNA helicase DDX20 has product MAGHSLNDDKVRTVDVMVERNLLFERMSLSEPVKQALARNNFIHPSPIQARAVPLARCDFDLLVQAKSGTGKTLVFAITIVERHDPEVAFPQSLTIVPTREIAVQVEAVLNRIGSELGNFKARSFIGGMEISVDRKNLQNCSAVVGTPGRILHLIKSNVLNTSYIRTLVMDEADTLLQASMRGDIDKIVCALPEKRQTIVCSATFYNNRDRELLRYMNAKFIGVTPKREVPLLFGIKQFVRELPAETDNVKDLIAKVGVLNEIFQQINFSQCVVFANTIAKAETYCTYLKKAGWPAEVINSSMEQRFRLKAIEDFRSFRARVLIATNLIARGIDVENVNLVINADVPKDNATYLHRIGRAGRFGTKGIAVTLVSGVKDMERFRRILHDIGGNEMFVLKLPQGQLDDLWQFERYGDRYEKLFASQMVQEIRDKDADQMFLKAMKMIGELKNGSGEPSRSNNNDDLKLDDSLEKSTSDEETVVELEAPNVTSKLASVAPPKGMPTNGHATELNGNISPGKAEQHTQSSCTVAMDGLSMSMEKLCLDRGLQSNGDRGAKTKRLDSLNGNHTKPDGNERNNVKAEEIDDDENNDDDDEDDDDSPKPGPSKNGVKSMPASATIRGTLSTPVPDMDGTQLLLLKGGTITTIVTRNGGDESDLESSSSLSTNVTEKVEVGSDFNAQMSRLNQIPDPRFRQIGSVDCSDIDHSSDSEANGGECPPFEANNDALFAKIMEQKELGVEHPEHQVQLHSIDGCSLEVHDDTISDRGLTRKCSVPDVVPCGISLDSSRLHGGNRGALPEEIGENGEEGEEIELNSNTCGSNRGSLFEEEVEDVIQANLPNRIRFQQQDSLEVNSNTVGSNVGSTPEPPEMLDQQSLPIINPIEADPIGPIGPECAAHDVDDMMDDASSYSSYDSDASNSSFFDDVDRVSVASAKSTPKENEALTSTDPLMVAGAVGGPTGSLEQIGAVPSNSVSVAASPHLFAVPSIPTPPLLVNGIIPPVATSTVVGGAGNQPPAQPIIDEERSPRSPAFMARMENMLPPFHPTVASTAAATGPPGTTQPIRSDAHATALYHRTYALWSNQYWNQLTQINDYVRFAAYARRNAYRSP; this is encoded by the exons ATGGCTGGCCACAGCCTGAATGATGACAAAGTGCGCACAGTCGACGTCATGGTGGAACGCAATCTGCTGTTCGAGCGAATGTCATTGTCGGAGCCAGTGAAGCAGGCTCTCGCTCGAAACAATTTCATACACCCTTCGCCAATTCAGGCACGAGCGGTTCCATTAGCTCGATGTGATTTCG ACCTTTTAGTGCAGGCAAAATCGGGCACAGGAAAGACGCTCGTTTTCGCTATCACCATCGTTGAAAGACATGACCCGGAGGTCGCTTTCCCACAGTCACTCACGATCGTACCAACGCGGGAAATTGCCGTGCAGGTGGAAGCGGTACTAAACCGAATTGGTAGCGAATTGGGCAACTTTAAGGCACGTTCCTTTATTGGCGGCATGGAAATTAGTGTCGATcgaaaaaatttacaaaactgCTCAGCTGTCGTCGGTACGCCAGGAAGGATATTGCATCTCATCAAAAGCAATGTGCTGAACACATCATACATCCGCACACTAGTAATGGATGAGGCGGACACACTGTTGCAGGCGAGTATGCGTGGTGATATCGACAAAATTGTGTGTGCATTGCCCGAGAAGCGGCAAACGATCGTGTGCAGTGCAACGTTCTACAACAATCGCGACCGGGAGTTGCTAAGGTACATGAACGCGAAGTTTATTGGCGTCACGCCTAAGCGGGAGGTGCCACTTCTCTTCGGTATAAAGCAATTCGTGCGGGAGCTACCGGCGGAGACCGATAACGTGAAGGATCTGATAGCGAAGGTGGGCGTACTGAATGAGATCTTCCAGCAGATAAACTTTTCCCAGTGTGTAGTGTTTGCGAACACGATTGCTAAAGCGGAAACGTATTGTACGTACCTTAAGAAAGCGGGCTGGCCGGCAGAAGTAATTAATAGTAGCATGGAACAACGATTCCGCTTGAAAGCGATTGAAGATTTCCGATCGTTTCGGGCCCGTGTGCTGATCGCGACGAATTTAATCGCTCGAGGTATCGATGTGGAAAATGTCAATCTTGTGATTAATGCCGACGTACCGAAGGATAATGCTACCTACCTACATCGAATAGGACGTGCAGGACGGTTTGGAACGAAAGGTATCGCAGTGACGCTTGTGTCGGGAGTGAAAGATATGGAACGATTTCGGCGTATCTTACACGATATCGGTGGGAACGAGATGTTTGTACTTAAACTACCCCAGGGCCAATTGGATGATTTGTGGCAATTTGAAAGGTACGGAGATCGGTACGAGAAACTATTTGCCTCGCAGATGGTACAGGAAATCCGTGACAAAGATGCCGACCAGATGTTTCTCAAGGCGATGAAGATGATCGGTGAATTGAAGAATGGTAGTGGTGAACCATCACGAAGCAATAACAACGATGATTTGAAACTGGATGATAGCCTGGAGAAGTCAACCTCGGACGAAGAGACCGTGGTTGAGTTAGAGGCACCGAATGTGACGTCCAAACTGGCCAGTGTTGCACCACCCAAAGGAATGCCCACGAACGGGCATGCCACTGAGCTGAATGGAAATATATCCCCGGGCAAAGCTGAACAACACACCCAGTCGTCGTGTACGGTAGCCATGGATGGATTGTCGATGTCCATGGAGAAACTCTGTCTCGATCGTGGCTtacaatcgaacggtgatcggggtGCTAAAACGAAGCGGCTCGATTCATTAAATGGAAACCACACGAAACCGGATGGCAACGAACGGAACAACGTAAAGGCCGAAGAAATTGATGATGACGaaaacaacgacgacgacgatgaggatgaCGATGATTCTCCTAAACCGGGACCATCGAAAAATGGCGTAAAAAGTATGCCTGCATCGGCCACGATAAGAGGAACCCTTTCAACTCCCGTACCTGATATGGATGGAAcgcagctgttgctgctgaaagGTGGCACTATCACGACTATCGTCACCAGGAACGGTGGTGATGAATCGGACCTCGAAAGTAGCTCCTCTCTTAGCACGAATGTAACGGAGAAGGTGGAGGTGGGTTCAGACTTTAATGCACAGATGTCCCGGCTTAATCAGATACCAGATCCGCGATTCCGACAGATCGGTTCGGTCGACTGCTCCGATATTGATCACAGCTCGGATAGTGAAGCAAACGGTGGCGAATGTCCCCCATTCGAGGCAAACAATGATGCACTATTTGCGAAGATCATGGAACAAAAGGAGTTGGGTGTGGAGCATCCGGAACATCAGGTACAGCTGCATTCTATCGATGGTTGCAGTCTGGAGGTGCACGACGATACAATCAGTGATCGGGGCCTGACGCGCAAATGTTCCGTTCCGGATGTGGTGCCGTGTGGCATATCGCTCGACTCTTCCCGCCTGCATGGTGGTAACCGGGGTGCGCTACCTGAAGAGATTGGCGAGAATGGTGAAGAGGGAGAGGAAATCGAGCTAAACTCCAATACGTGTGGTTCGAACCGAGGTTCACTGTTTGAAGAAGAGGTCGAGGACGTTATACAGGCGAACCTACCAAACCGGATTCGTTTCCAGCAGCAAGATTCGTTGGAGGTAAATTCGAACACAGTTGGATCGAATGTCGGTTCAACGCCAGAACCACCCGAGATGCTTGATCAGCAATCGCTTCCCATCATCAATCCAATTGAGGCAGATCCGATTGGTCCGATCGGGCCGGAATGTGCGGCTCATGACGTCGACGATATGATGGATGATGCGAGCTCCTACTCATCATACGACAGCGACGCATCCAATTCGTCCTTTTTCGATGATGTCGACCGTGTGTCAGTCGCTTCAGCCAAATCAACACCCAAAGAGAACGAAGCGCTCACGTCCACTGACCCACTCATGGTAGCGGGTGCAGTCGGAGGACCAACCGGTAGTTTGGAACAGATCGGTGCCGTTCCTTCGAATTCGGTGTCGGTAGCCGCTTCACCGCATCTATTTGCCGTTCCCAGCATCCCGACTCCACCACTACTTGTCAACGGTATAATCCCACCAGTGGCCACCAGCACGGTCGTCGGCGGTGCCGGAAATCAGCCACCAGCACAACCCATTATTGACGAAGAGCGTTCTCCTCGATCGCCTGCGTTCATGGCACGCATGGAAAACATGTTACCACCGTTTCACCCAACAGTGGCATCCACAGCTGCAGCCACCGGTCCTCCAGGCACCACACAACCGATACGTAGTGATGCCCACGCAACCGCACTTTATCACCGAACATACGCCCTTTGGAGCAATCAGTACTGGAACCAACTGACACAGATCAACGACTACGTACGGTTTGCGGCTTACGCACGGCGCAATGCTTATCGGAGTCCTTAA
- the LOC128714239 gene encoding post-GPI attachment to proteins factor 3, whose product MIRYRVVALVLIMLLIYFFRLIFASGGDRSQFYQNCLKFCTLDNCTQSGLSYKKELLWKHDPINKLLLWTCYDECGYDCMWKTTSAFHNRNWTTPQFYGKWPFVRFLGMQEPASVLFSVANFVTHYKMLQRFKREVRTDSPMYGTWRAFSYICLNAWIWSAIFHTRDFPITELLDYTFAYSMVLASFHCMVMRMIHRMSIFVRGSFSFLCVLFFINHFSYLSIGRFDYSYNMKANIVTGMSGALGWILWCFLQRRKRRYVWKCFIFIVLATSSLLLEINDFPPILWTFDAHSIWHLVTAPLTILFYSFIIEDCKTLRKELANVEDEESRKLL is encoded by the exons ATGATACGGTATCGGGTGGTTGCGCTTGTTTTAATTATGCTgctaatttatttctttcggCTCATTTTCGCTTCCGGTGGCGATCGAAGTCAGTTTTATCAAAACTGCTTAAAGTTCTGTACGCTTGACAATTGTACACAGT CTGGTTTATCGTACAAGAAGGAGCTACTGTGGAAGCATGATCCAATCAATAAGCTTTTACTATGGACATGCTATGATGAGTGTGGTTACGACTGCATGTGGAAGACAACGTCAGCTTTCCATAACCGCAACTGGACTACGCCACAGTTTTACGGCAAG TGGCCGTTTGTACGATTCCTCGGTATGCAGGAACCGGCATCGGTGTTGTTTTCGGTAGCTAACTTTGTCACACACTATAAAATGCTGCAACGGTTCAAGCGCGAAGTGCGCACCGACAGCCCAATGTACGGCACGTGGCGAGCCTTTTCCTACATCTGTTTGAATGCGTGGATTTGGTCGGCAATTTTTCATACGCGCGACTTTCCCATTACCGAGCTGCTCGACTATACGTTCGCTTACTCGATGGTGCTGGCTTCGTTTCATTGCATGGTGATGCGCATGATACACCGAATGTCGATCTTTGTGCGAGGCTCGTTCAGTTTTCTATGTGTACTGTTTTTTATCAACCACTTTTCCTACCTTAGCATTGGCAGGTTTGATTATTCGTACAACATGAAGGCCAACATTGTGACGG GAATGAGCGGTGCACTCGGATGGATTCTGTGGTGTTTCCTGCAGCGCCGAAAACGACGCTATGTTTGGAAGTGCTTTATCTTTATCGTGCTTGCGACATCGTCCCTACTACTGGAAATTAACGACTTCCCACCGATCCTGTGGACGTTCGATGCACATTCGATATGGCATTTGGTAACGGCACCGCTAACAATACTATTCTATAG ttttatcaTTGAAGACTGTAAAACGTTGCGTAAAGAGTTGGCGAACGTTGAAGATGAAGAGAGCCGCAAACTGCTTTAA
- the LOC128713380 gene encoding uncharacterized protein LOC128713380 has product MVLEIRVTDPSEKSITPERVKPLTEEQEDRRNNNSRHSPGRTPVRIGRDELEAIKTNLLNTNEVTFSTVLDTDLGPPDSPGSGRGNYGKNLSMAQLKVPGVGAAAGDDGAGDRTRRTRLISELSEADSILSSYHEPEKKKPPKIPDGGYGWVIVFSSFMISLIMDGVSFSFGLIYTELLDYFGESKSKTAWIGSLFIAVPLLSGPIMSNLVDRYGCRKMTMLGGFIGGMGFVLASFCQSVEQLYFTFGILSGVGLGFGYVTVVVCVAFWFDKRRTFATGIGASGTGIGTFVYAPLCQWLINNFGWRGATLILAGTLFNMVAMGALMRDPEWMIEESKLESRAQSIQTFSNSSVYLDEIKKLIETGIPKEHVLDTLVTNVNTEANQVIPPEDPAINKKYQSLVALPTFFSEQEQHGSGTRANGAILHASNRSLRHNVLTKEAFKRSGRLAQAKARLASTETLNSYEKLSDEENDEAHHEEHTDGISLGIRASLKTLSVASLEDGYLSVKRQQELHEKVGGSTWSLDEVALAGSLVVPAPHGDTAVVGDSSRAEKCRSFRGNSLDVVYENEIFNPNVDTSVTLVVPKQTKLLHQRAVAPRGGGLKKQHSLGRQHSMRYSNFYKDMRLHRNSIHYRGALLNTHRYRLKASSCPNIYRNSMTTIAKEQDEPWYGSFIDTLKSIFDFSLFFEFRFGMLAISTLLLFVWYIIPYFYIPEYVLNYNYSEQDGANLISVIGITNTIGMVGLGWLGDRPWVDVSKTYAVCLALCGASIFAIPWVISSYAAMVVLCIIFGFTFASTFSFTPIIMVRLVSLDDFTVAYGLVLLVQGIGSLIGPPIAGFLYDVTNRWDDSFYAAGFFIFLSGVCAWAIGSLEPSPDSEKDDDGEKESDALSLTVTA; this is encoded by the exons ATGGTGCTCGAAATTCGCGTGACCGATCCGTCGGAAAAATCGATCACACCGGAACGGGTGAAACCGTTGACGGAGGAGCAAGAAGATCGTAGAAATAACAACAGCCGTCACTCGCCCGGTCGTACACCGGTGCGGATAGGACGCGATGAGCTTGAAGCGATCAAAACCAATCTGCTAAACACGAATGAGGTTACATTCAGTACTGTGCTGGATACGGATCTTGGTCCGCCGGATTCGCCAGGTTCGGGTCGAGGAAACTATGGCAAGAACTTGAGTATGGCTCAGCTGAAGGTGCCTGgtgttggggctgctgctggtgatgatggtgctggtgaTCGTACACGCCGAACGCGGTTGATTTCGGAACTCTCGGAAGCGGATTCGATACTATCTTCGTACCATGAACCGGAGAAGAAGAAACCACCCAAAATTCCCGACGGTGGATACGGATGGGTGATCGTGTTCTCATCTTTCATGATTTCACTCATCATGGATGGTGTGTCGTTCTCGTTCGGTTTGATCTACACGGAGCTGCTCGACTACTTTGGAGAGTCCAAATCAAAGACGGCCTGGATTGGGTCGCTGTTTATCGCCGTACCGTTGTTGTCTGGACCGATTATGTCCAACCTGGTGGATCGATACGGTTGTCGCAAGATGACCATGCTTGGTGGGTTCATCGGTGGGATGGGTTTCGTATTGGCTTCGTTCTGCCAGTCGGTTGAGCAGCTTTATTTTACCTTCGGTATATTGTCCGGTGTTGGTCTGGGGTTCGGGTACGTGACCGTAGTCGTCTGTGTGGCGTTCTGGTTCGATAAGCGTCGCACTTTTGCGACGGGAATCGGTGCATCCGGTACCGGGATTGGCACGTTCGTGTACGCTCCACTCTGCCAATGGTTGATCAACAACTTTGGATGGCGTGGGGCAACGCTTATCCTTGCCGGTACACTCTTCAACATGGTCGCTATGGGTGCACTGATGCGTGACCCTGAGTGGATGATCGAGGAAAGCAAGCTGGAAAGTCGAGCCCAAAGCATCCAGACGTTCTCGAACTCGAGTGTTTATTTGGACGAGATCAAGAAGCTTATTGAGACGGGCATCCCGAAGGAACACGTGCTGGATACGCTCGTTACGAATGTGAACACGGAAGCGAACCAGGTCATACCGCCGGAAGATCCGGCTATTAACAAGAAGTACCAGAGCTTGGTTGCATTGCCAACGTTCTTTAGCGAGCAGGAACAACACGGCAGTGGTACACGTGCCAATGGTGCCATTCTGCATGCTAGTAATCGTTCCCTTCGGCACAACGTTCTGACGAAAGAGGCATTCAAACGCAGTGGTCGATTGGCTCAAGCAAAGGCACGTCTGGCCAGCACGGAGACGCTTAACTCGTACGAGAAACTTTCCGACGAGGAAAACGATGAAGCTCATCACGAGGAACATACGGATGGCATTAGTCTAGGAATTCGTGCTTCACTGAAAACACTTAGCGTAGCGTCACTGGAAGATGGTTATCTGAGCGTGAAACGACAGCAAGAGTTACACGAAAAGGTGGGCGGAAGTACGTGGTCTTTGGATGAGGTCGCACTTGCTGGATCGCTTGTCGTTCCCGCACCGCACGGCGATACTGCGGTCGTTGGTGATAGTAGTCGTGCAGAGAAATGTCGCAGCTTTCGAGGCAACTCGCTCGATGTGGTGTACGAGAACGAGATATTTAATCCAAACGTGGACACTAGTGTAACGCTGGTTGTGCCGAAGCAGACAAAGCTGCTGCATCAACGAGCGGTTGCGCCACGTGGTGGAGGACTCAAGAAGCAACATTCGCTAGGTCGTCAGCATTCGATGCGTTACTCGAACTTTTACAAAGACATGCGGCTACATCGGAACTCGATTCACTACCGCGGAGCGTTGCTCAACACGCATCGATATCGATTGAAGGCGTCCTCATGCCCAAACATTTATCGCAATTCGATGACAACGATCGCCAAGGAGCAGGATGAG CCATGGTACGGTAGCTTCATCGATACGCTGAAATCAATATTCGATTTTTCGCTCTTTTTCGAGTTCCGCTTCGGTATGCTTGCCATCTccacgctgctgctgttcgtttG GTACATCATTCCCTATTTCTACATCCCTGAGTATGTGCTGAACTACAACTACAGTGAACAGGATGGAGCGAATCTTATCTCTGTGATCGGTATCACCAACACGATCGGGATGGTTGGTCTTGGTTGGCTCGGTGATCGACCTTGGGTGGATGTGTCCAAGACGTACGCAGTGTGCCTGGCAC TATGCGGTGCATCAATTTTTGCCATACCTTGGGTTATCTCGAGCTACGCAGCTATGGTGGTTCTGTGTATCATCTTTGGCTTTACCTTCGCAAGCACGTTCTCGTTTACGCCCATCATCATGGTACGGTTAGTGAGCTTGGATGATTTTACTGTTGCGTATGGattggtgctgctggtgcaggGCATTGGCAGTCTGATCGGACCACCGATCGCTGGTTTCCTGTACGATGTGACCAATCGGTGGGACGATTCATTCTATGCGGCCGGGTTCTTCATCTTCCTCTCGGGGGTGTGTGCTTGGGCGATCGGTTCACTGGAACCATCACCCGACAGTGAAAAGGACGACGACGGGGAGAAGGAAAGTGATGCTCTCAGCTTAACAGTCACGGCGTAA